The Nicotiana tabacum cultivar K326 chromosome 14, ASM71507v2, whole genome shotgun sequence genome contains a region encoding:
- the LOC107764506 gene encoding ras-related protein RABA5c-like yields the protein MDSSDDESGEEYLFKIVIIGDSAVGKSNLLTRYARNEFNLHSKATIGVEFQTQTLEIDGKEVKAQIWDTAGQERFRAVTSAYYRGAFGALVVYDISRRTTFDSIPRWLDELKTHSDTTVARMLVGNKCDLDNIRAVSVEEGKSLAESEGMFFMETSALDATNVNKAFEMVIREIYNSVSRKVLNSDSYKAELSVNRVSLVDNGTDGSKQNQGYSCCSR from the exons ATGGATTCATCAGATGATGAAAGTGGTGAGGAGTATCTTTTCAAGATTGTAATAATTGGTGATTCAGCAGTTGGAAAATCAAATTTGTTGACACGTTATGCAAGAAATGAATTCAACTTGCATTCAAAAGCAACTattggagttgagtttcagaCCCAAACTCTTGAAATTGATGGTAAAGAAGTAAAAGCTCAGATTTGGGATACTGCTGGTCAAGAAAGATTTAGAGCTGTGACTTCTGCTTATTACCGTGGTGCTTTTGGTGCTCTTGTTGTTTATGATATTAGTAGACGTACCACTTTTGATAGCATCCCTCGTTGGCTTGATGAGCTTAAAA CTCATTCTGATACCACGGTTGCAAGGATGCTCGTGGGAAATAAATGTGATTTGGATAACATAAGAGCTGTGAGCGTAGAAGAAGGCAAAAGCCTGGCGGAATCAGAAGGGATGTTCTTCATGGAGACATCTGCCCTTGACGCGACGAACGTAAACAAGGCTTTCGAGATGGTGATTCGAGAGATCTATAATAGTGTTAGCAGAAAGGTTTTGAATTCTGATTCTTATAAAGCTGAATTATCTGTCAACAGAGTTAGCCTCGTCGACAATGGTACCGATGGATCAAAACAAAATCAAGGCTATTCTTGTTGTTCTAGGTGA